ATTATTGAACCACCTGTTGCCACTTAATTACCTGTGTTTGATTACAAAGACGCTAAGTAATTGGCTTTTTAGGCACAAACTCCTTCATTTTTATATCCTTTTATGACGTGCCCTAACAAAGCCTCTGTGTCCATTTCAAAGGCCGGATCAAAACTTCCCCCGTGGGCTCTGTCAGACAGGCGGAGGCTGAGCGCCCAGCCTCCTCTCGCGAACTTTGGGAAATCTGGGATTTGCATCAAGGTTTTGAATCCTCTCCGTTATAACGATAAGACCTATAGGTGCTGCCCTATAGAGCCGGTATCCACCGCGGTCCCGTTTCGGTAGGCTGAGCACCCAGGCGGAGCGCTCCGgtgggccccggccccgcagcgtGCAGGCTCCCGGTGCCGGGGCGGAGGGGCCCTCCGGGGGGCACGCCTGGGGGCAGGCGGTTCACCCCGCGGGGCAGGGGTGCTCGCCTCCCCGGCTCTGCCCTCGGAGGCACCAAGCTCCTTCCCGGGGAGACGCGGCAGCCTCGGGGGTCaggcctccccgccgcccccgccctccccgtccgcgccgccgccgccgccgggggcgATGCTCCCGCGGCtccggcccgccgccgcgccggagGGCTGCGGCCCTGCGgtccccctccccgccgtgcccggggccgccgggccctgcccgccccgccgcgctgcgggagcgccgcccgccgccgcccgcaccCCCTCAGCGGCGCCGCTTCGCCTGCCGGCGCGCCCCGGCCTGAGCCGGTCCCCGGCGGGGGGAGGCCCCGGCTCACCTGGagaggcggcggcgcggggggagccccggcgggggcACGGTgcccgccagccccccgccgGAGCGCCCCTTCCGCGGCCTTTGTCTGCGCTGTCACATGGGCCGCGGTGCGGGATTTAAGCGGGTCTCCGCAGGACATGCCGTGAGCGGCGcgccgcagccctgcccgcagcggcAGCGCTCCGCCCGGCCGGGGATGCGGCTCTAGCGGCCCCGCGATGAGCGGCTCCTCCATGGCGAAGAGCGAGTCCCGCACTTCGCTGCTGAAGGCGGCGGGGAGCCGGAGGGCGGCGGGCGCCCAGCCCCGCGGCAGCCGCGCCCGGGACGGCAGAGGACAAGGCGGGCAGGCGGGGAGGGAGCCGAGCCGGGagccgctccccggggagcccaGCGCCCGCAGGCCGCTCTGCCACCCGGGCGCCCGGGAGGACGGAGCGAGGGGCGCGGGGAAGCTGTCACATGGACGGGGGGAGAGCCAGCCGGAGCCGGCGGAAGGAGGTCCAAGGAGAGGCGGCGGCAAGGAACCGGTGCGGACATCCAGGCACCGCCACCACCTCCCGCCGCACGCCAGCCACGGTCACCCCCcggaccagcatcagctctcagacagggatggggaggaggcagaggaggactTTTTCTTCAGTCACAGGCAGAGGTCCAGCAGAGAGTCCCTAAAGCTCCCGGAGGGCGCTTCACCTCTGTCCAAATCCAGCAGCAAGTACTCCACCAAGTCCAGCGGCAGCGATCGGTCGGTGGAAGCGGACCCCCTTTTCCACCAGCTGCACCCCATGCTCAGCTCGGTCTTCGGCCAGGTAAGGGGCAAGGCGCCTCtcgccccctccctccctgcctgcccgccctccgcgccccctcctcccgcccgcccgcggaCCTTCGGCTCCCCGTCCCggagccccccgcgcccccgggcgCAGCCCGCAGCTGTAAATGCACTGCTTCCTGGCCGCCCCTGCCGAACTTCTGCCGGTCTGCGGCACCgccggggcgctgcggggccggcACCGAGGAGGGCTccgcgccggggagggggcgcgggtcggagccgcccgccccgccgggcgctGCGGAGGGGGCTcccgccggtgccggtgccggcgggggAAGGGCCGGTGCTTTCCCTGCCGCCGGGGGAAGTTGTGGCTCTGGCTGCTGAGGGTGAGAGTCAGAGAAGCGGATTTTTAAAACGTATTTACTTATTAGATTCCATCTCTCTGGCTCCCTGCCTTgctttgctgtatttgtttaCATCTCCTTATGGTACATTTCTGTACAATCAGCGTATGAATCATTTCTGATGGCAGAAGCTGTCAGAAGAAGGTAGTGGGGAGGACGAcgaaaaaaaatcctgacccAATTCCGAAGCCTTCCCAGTCACTATGTTAGGATGGAACAGATGCTTTTGGTGTTTGCAAGCTCTTTCGGTACAAAGCTGTTGCTTTTAGCTGCTTCTGGTAGTGAAATTACCCAACAGGGCTAccctctgaaaatgaaaaggctgAGGGAGACTGgctcaaaattttcttttagagCCATTTAGGGATGTTACTGGGAGGTGTAATCTCCGGGAAGATTAATGTAACTGCAATCTCCCAGAAGCACGATTATAGGTAACAAGCCAGTAGCCTGGGCAGCTAAGTTCCAGCCCTGGAAGTGATCGATTAAACCAGAATTATGATTTATGGGGTTTGTTGTCGTtgagtccttttttttcttttttccttttttttttttttttttttttaaagcggGTTTGGGAGGCTTTGCAGGGTACCCATTCAAATTAAGATTAGGGAGAAATGAGAAGAATTttgggagaaaatgagaagaatttttgtagggagaaaatgagaagaatttTTGTAATTGGGTGGAAGGAGGTGATACGCCCGTATCTGTTTAATCTGGTGTCAGGAAGCGTTGTCTACTTCTGTTCATCTTGACTTCtccagagaaaaatcaaaccGCATCTGTTCTCCTCAACAATTCTGCATCCTCGCTGACAGTCTGTTATTTGTGAATGTTATGGTTGTGTTTAACTCAGAACGAGTATTACCCTCCCTGTGCCAACAGAGTACCAGAAGTCTAGATTAAAATTTTGTAGTAGCAATAAGGAAGGGCCTGGTGAGCGGCTTGGTGCTCAACCAGGTTACAAAAAGCAATATTCCACCACCAGGATTTGAAATCTGTGGGCTCAGCTCTGACTTTGTGCTGTCCCTGTAGTTTTGAGGAAAGTGAAGATGTATGTGAGCACAGATTTTAAGTTTATGGAGCTGTATGTCCCAAAAGTGtcagaaatacaaacaaatcCGTGCCAGGGCTCCCACTCACAGAAAGCTCTCTGTTTTGAACTCAATCCTTACCTGAACGGCATCTTTATTTTAcctgctttgctgcttgcaTTCCAGAGTCATAAGACACTTCTGAAAGCCGTAAACTTAGCAAAATTTAATTACAGTGTTGAACAATGCCCCTTACAGAAGAGAGACAGATGCAATTCTAGTTTTCATCCTTTCACTGGGTACATTGCACCAGTGCTtataaaaaaacaccaacatCTTTCTTTTAGAGCATAACATTATTTATTCCCATTTCTCTCTGTATTCATCTCTCACTTGCTTTGTTGGAAGTAACTAAGAGAACAACCATCTAGTGGAGATTTTAGGACTGGCTTTTAGGAGTGGGCTGTACAGGGGATTTGTGGATATGAGAAGGGGAACTATAATGTGGGATACACAAAGAGCTGGTTACAGGAAGAGAGAtgtgagaattttttttgtagCGATATCAAAGTGCTGGGATGAATAAAGGCCCAAGGATAAGAACTGTCATGGAAATTCTGTCATGGAACTGAATgatggaaattttctttctgcaagtgAAGAAACAAATGCTAAGTGTTGTGTAAAAATGTGAGTAATGTTTTGAGACAGACAAGGACTTAAACCTGCAGGACCCCAAGTTGCAGCCTGGCCTGAGGCAGGGTCACAGGTACAGAAGTGGCCATAATTGCAGTATAAGGCTGCAGGTGCTGTAACACCAGCCCGCTCCACATTGTAATTAGAAGAGAGCAACAGCTCAGCAGACGATTTATTTAATATAAGAACTTCTCTCCAGCCCACTGTGAAACAgttaaaacagtaattttgcAGTACATAGGAGGAGAGGAGCACAGCGATACatatctgcagcagcagagcactgtGGTCCAGCGGCACAAGGATATCTTGTCCCAGCTCCACAGATGTGGAACATCACCCTGTTGTTGCACAGTGGTGCAGTGATGTGGTCGCAGATGCAGACACTACAGTGGTACAATCAGATACGCAGAAAAGAATGCAGGGATGACTCCACGGAGGATGTCATTATTGCAGTAACAGCAAAAAGGAGCAGCCCAGGACTACAGGGTTGTGTCTAAGGGAGACAGATTTGTagctgtgcagaaaaaaagacagagtgAAGGCAGAAGTGCCGTGTTTATATAACCAGCACAGCAATATAGTGCACTGTGGGTGTGTACTCCAGGAGAATGCTAAGATACTGCCAGGATACAGGATGCAgtgatattttattaattaGGCTCATGCTATATTGGTGCAGTGATGTTCTAATATAATAAAGCAATAATACTCTTTTAGGGCATTTTACCATTTTGTAATTGAGTGGTACATGAATTAACAAATGTAGGGTAGTGTAATGATGTATAAGCCAGGATGTCATCTTAGCCTAATGACATGTTTGCACACTGGATCGGcaaggcagctgcagaaaagcGCTCTGCTGTGGAGTTTACACCGGGTTAGCTTGCAGTGCCGCACAGCACTGAGTGCCTGGAGAACACAGCACTGACAACGCGGTGGTGTGGTAACGCAATCCTGTGGCAGAACAGAGATGTGACACTGGTGCCATGAGGTAGGAGTTTGGCAGTGCACGGGTGTGATAATTATGTAGTGTTGTAGCCTGCCAGAAGAGTTTAGCAGTCTAATGATGTAGTAATACAATATTCCAGACGGGAGCTATTCTGTACAGCAGTGATTACTTCTGGTGTGGTATTAGCAAAGGGCTGTGCTGATCTGACAGCACCATCCCGCTGTACCAGAAGGCAGCGAGTGAGA
This sequence is a window from Pelecanus crispus isolate bPelCri1 chromosome 11, bPelCri1.pri, whole genome shotgun sequence. Protein-coding genes within it:
- the CABP1 gene encoding calcium-binding protein 1 isoform X1, yielding MSGSSMAKSESRTSLLKAAGSRRAAGAQPRGSRARDGRGQGGQAGREPSREPLPGEPSARRPLCHPGAREDGARGAGKLSHGRGESQPEPAEGGPRRGGGKEPVRTSRHRHHLPPHASHGHPPDQHQLSDRDGEEAEEDFFFSHRQRSSRESLKLPEGASPLSKSSSKYSTKSSGSDRSVEADPLFHQLHPMLSSVFGQDRELRPEEIEELREAFKEFDKDKDGFINCRDLGNCMRTMGYMPTEMELIELSQQINMNLGGHVDFEDFVELMGPKLLAETADMIGVKELRDAFREFDTNGDGEISTSELREAMKKLLGQQVGHRDIEEIIRDVDLNGDGRVDFEEFVRMMSR